In Insulibacter thermoxylanivorax, the DNA window CCGCTGCCTGATCCGCAGACCTTCGCTGATACGATCAGCCGGCTCGGCATCGATCATGAGACACGAGTCGTTGCCTATGATGATCAGGGAGGCGCCTTGGCTGCGCGGTTCTGGTGGCTGATGCGCTATCACGGGCATACGCAGACATACATCCTCGACGGCGGATATTCTTACTGGCGGTCGCTGGGCTATCCGGTATCGGATGCGCATCCTCCTGTCATCGTGCCCAAGCGATTCGAGGTTCGCATCCGAGAGGAGATGCTCGCTGATCGGCAGGAAGTATATGAGCGCTTATATGCGTCAAACACTGTCTTGCTCGATTCGCGGGAAGCAAAACGCTTCCTCGGCGTGGAAGAGCCAATGGATCATACGGCTGGGCATATCCCCGGAGCGGTCCATGCATATTGGCGGGAAAGCCTCGATGATGCGGGGCTGTGGAAGTCGCCTGAGGAACAGCGCGAACGCTTCGCCGCTGCGGGCATAGATCCGGATCAGGAGATCATCGTCTACTGCGGCTCGGGTGTTACCGCTTGTGCTAATGTGCTTGCATTGGAGCGAGCCGGATTCCGCAAGGTGAGGTTGTATGCCGGCAGTTGGAGCGACTGGATCAGCTATAAGGATCGTCCGATTGCGAAGGGCGAATGATTGCGTTCTGGTTGAAATTAAAGAATAGATATAACTATAAATTGGCTGCGCCCTGGTTCAGAGTAGAACTGACCGGGACGCAGCTTTTTTGTTCAGAATCAGATAATTAGCCCTATAATACCATTTACAGGATTGGTAGAATCATGTAATATAATCTTATATTATGTCAACAAAGGTCATATAAAATAATTTCACCACATTTAACTAATCAGTATCAATATGAACCTGTACGGTGTACGGGGAATAGCAGAGAAACCAATGTAGGTGTTTCATCTATGTTGGTTGTTTAATTTTTCACGGAAGGATGAAGAGTGTTGAAAAAGTTGATGGTAAGTCTGCTTATTCTATCATTAGTATTCCTCGCTGCATGCGAAGGATCCAAGGAGGGGGACGATGAAGACAACCTCACATTAGAACAGTATCTACAGCAGGTTAAACTTCCTAATAATCTCGAGATTGCCATTGATCCGGAGACGGTCGTATCTGCCCAAGAAGCTCGTATCCATGAAGCGGGA includes these proteins:
- a CDS encoding sulfurtransferase → MEPIVHPRWLLARMYEPDLVIVDCRYDMSVPSAGRAAYDRDHIPGAVYADLERDLSGPLAAHGGRQPLPDPQTFADTISRLGIDHETRVVAYDDQGGALAARFWWLMRYHGHTQTYILDGGYSYWRSLGYPVSDAHPPVIVPKRFEVRIREEMLADRQEVYERLYASNTVLLDSREAKRFLGVEEPMDHTAGHIPGAVHAYWRESLDDAGLWKSPEEQRERFAAAGIDPDQEIIVYCGSGVTACANVLALERAGFRKVRLYAGSWSDWISYKDRPIAKGE